A single region of the Chloroflexota bacterium genome encodes:
- the rpsU gene encoding 30S ribosomal protein S21, with protein MTRVDLRSNESQQSLLKRFRRKVVRSGTLGAVRRKRWFTSKSELRRIQRKKAVRRQKRLRQNQRRKKG; from the coding sequence TTGACTCGAGTAGATTTAAGATCAAATGAATCGCAACAATCTTTATTAAAACGATTTCGAAGGAAAGTTGTCCGGAGCGGCACCCTGGGTGCAGTGCGCCGCAAGCGTTGGTTTACATCAAAGAGTGAGTTGCGCCGTATCCAACGGAAAAAAGCCGTACGCCGCCAAAAACGCCTTCGCCAAAATCAGCGCAGAAAAAAAGGATAA
- a CDS encoding class I SAM-dependent methyltransferase encodes MFDHFSILAPVYEKFIQPKPPEYLWELAKLPTSGALLDAGGGTGRVAQFMSAKASQVVVADLSFDMLRQAKQKDRLLATCSHSERLPFADGYFERIIMIDALHHVCDQEETARELWRVLAPGGYLVIEEPDLRTFAVKLIALAEKLALMRSHFLTPPQIAQLFNGLNAQTHIERDGYIAWVVVQKQ; translated from the coding sequence ATGTTTGATCACTTCAGCATCTTAGCACCCGTTTACGAGAAATTTATCCAGCCCAAACCCCCAGAATATCTCTGGGAATTGGCCAAGTTGCCCACATCGGGCGCACTGCTCGATGCAGGCGGCGGCACAGGGCGAGTTGCCCAGTTTATGAGCGCAAAGGCTTCCCAGGTGGTTGTCGCCGATCTGTCCTTTGATATGCTACGGCAAGCCAAGCAAAAAGATCGTTTGCTGGCTACCTGTTCGCATAGCGAAAGATTGCCCTTTGCGGATGGCTATTTTGAACGCATTATTATGATCGATGCCTTGCATCATGTTTGCGACCAGGAAGAAACCGCTCGGGAACTGTGGCGGGTACTGGCACCCGGCGGTTATCTTGTCATTGAGGAACCCGATCTGCGCACCTTTGCTGTCAAGCTAATTGCATTGGCTGAAAAACTGGCCCTCATGCGCAGTCACTTTCTCACGCCGCCCCAAATTGCGCAATTATTCAACGGCCTCAATGCCCAAACCCATATCGAACGCGATGGCTATATTGCCTGGGTTGTCGTGCAAAAACAATAA
- a CDS encoding response regulator, with translation MLSNAIKYNRPGGTVTISSQCPAPQKIRIVVSDTGVGIPEEKYDKLFTPFMRLVDEPSEVEGTGLGLALSKRLMELMEGEIGVESTPGQGSAFWIELPLLDPSEISLETGARSVIPNGYSPPPSKILYIEDYVANYELIRQALADFPQVQLLWAKDAQTGMSMADQQQPDLILLDLQLPDMHGYKVLQELKQTAGTCDIPVVIISADANPHQEKYLIEAGALDFLTKPFNLKALIRSIQAWLA, from the coding sequence TTGCTCTCCAACGCCATCAAATACAATCGCCCGGGCGGGACTGTTACTATTTCGAGCCAATGCCCGGCGCCACAAAAGATTCGTATTGTCGTAAGCGACACGGGTGTTGGCATACCGGAGGAAAAATATGACAAATTATTTACGCCGTTTATGCGCCTGGTTGACGAACCCAGCGAAGTTGAAGGCACTGGGTTAGGCCTGGCACTCTCAAAGCGCTTAATGGAGTTGATGGAGGGAGAAATTGGGGTTGAAAGTACGCCTGGGCAAGGTTCAGCATTTTGGATTGAACTCCCATTGCTTGATCCATCCGAAATTTCTTTGGAAACAGGTGCTCGCTCAGTTATACCCAATGGCTATAGTCCGCCGCCTAGCAAAATACTGTATATTGAAGATTATGTTGCAAATTATGAGCTAATTCGACAGGCGTTGGCCGATTTTCCTCAGGTACAGTTGCTTTGGGCCAAAGACGCTCAAACGGGGATGTCGATGGCAGATCAGCAACAGCCCGATCTCATTCTCCTCGATTTACAATTGCCCGATATGCACGGCTATAAGGTGTTGCAAGAATTGAAGCAAACCGCAGGTACGTGCGACATCCCGGTGGTAATCATTAGCGCTGATGCAAACCCCCATCAGGAAAAATATCTAATAGAAGCCGGCGCACTTGATTTTCTGACCAAGCCGTTTAACTTGAAAGCGTTGATTCGCAGTATTCAGGCTTGGTTAGCATAA
- a CDS encoding histidine--tRNA ligase produces the protein MSDIISSVKGTRDFYPREMAVRTWLYNKMRQVSESFGYQEYEGPILETIDLYAAKSGAELVKEQSFVFPDRSGNLITLRPELTPTLARMVAQQQRQLNFPLRWWSFGPFWRYERPQKGRSREFFQWNIDLLGEVSPEADAEMVAVMASFYRSAGLSSEEVTILVNNRRLMDAELGKLALTGDQRGDVIRLIDRRDKLAPEKWRGYALELGLSPEQFDQLLVLLDNRQLWQESDELVRFFNAVDALGVREYVQFDPQIIRGLDYYTGTVYEGRATTRDIRRAVAGGGRYDNLLAEVGGDALPGTGFAMGDVVIALLLEETGNLPDNLAVSPAAVLMTIFDDDTLLASYRVAAELRSAGLNVVCYPVPAKLGKQFKYADRIGARIVVVLGPDELAQKQVTIKNLSQREQFTVSQTDAPQIIRKILDIEKSV, from the coding sequence ATGAGCGATATTATTTCATCCGTAAAAGGTACCCGCGATTTTTATCCCCGCGAAATGGCTGTGCGCACCTGGCTCTATAACAAAATGCGCCAGGTGTCCGAATCGTTTGGCTACCAGGAATATGAAGGCCCGATACTGGAAACCATTGACCTTTATGCCGCCAAATCGGGCGCAGAACTCGTCAAAGAGCAATCGTTTGTGTTCCCTGACCGCAGCGGCAACCTGATTACCCTGCGCCCCGAACTCACCCCGACGCTGGCGCGCATGGTAGCCCAGCAGCAACGCCAACTCAATTTCCCCTTGCGTTGGTGGTCGTTTGGCCCTTTCTGGCGGTATGAACGCCCGCAAAAAGGTCGTTCGCGCGAATTTTTTCAATGGAATATTGATCTGCTTGGCGAAGTATCACCCGAAGCCGATGCCGAAATGGTGGCAGTCATGGCTTCGTTTTACCGGTCTGCTGGATTATCTTCTGAAGAAGTCACAATTCTGGTGAACAATCGCCGGTTGATGGATGCCGAATTGGGGAAACTTGCCCTTACGGGGGATCAGCGTGGCGATGTGATTCGCCTGATCGATCGGCGGGACAAGCTCGCGCCTGAGAAGTGGCGCGGATATGCCCTGGAATTAGGATTATCCCCGGAGCAGTTCGACCAACTTCTGGTTCTGTTAGATAATCGCCAACTCTGGCAGGAATCGGACGAATTAGTGCGTTTCTTCAATGCGGTGGATGCCCTCGGGGTGCGCGAATATGTCCAGTTTGACCCCCAAATTATCCGCGGCCTGGATTATTACACCGGCACGGTTTACGAAGGTCGCGCCACCACACGAGATATTCGCCGAGCCGTGGCCGGGGGTGGCCGCTACGATAACCTGCTGGCCGAAGTCGGCGGCGATGCGCTGCCCGGCACCGGGTTTGCGATGGGCGATGTTGTTATTGCATTGCTGCTCGAAGAAACCGGAAATTTGCCCGACAATCTGGCAGTTTCTCCGGCTGCGGTGCTGATGACGATTTTTGACGATGATACGCTGCTGGCATCCTATCGGGTTGCTGCCGAACTGCGCAGCGCAGGTCTGAATGTGGTTTGCTACCCTGTACCTGCAAAATTGGGCAAGCAATTTAAATACGCCGACCGCATTGGGGCGCGCATTGTTGTTGTGCTTGGCCCCGATGAATTAGCCCAAAAACAAGTTACGATCAAGAACCTGAGTCAGCGGGAACAGTTCACTGTTTCGCAAACAGATGCGCCACAAATCATTCGAAAAATCCTTGATATAGAAAAATCTGTATGA
- a CDS encoding TIR domain-containing protein: GRRVGKTSLMRMVQQRLETRLNAGEQPIVVPLFMDIELDPPTSAADFFERLVNRLAQWQAGVVGSLEPLPPIDETNPALSFAESFKELYRRVQPEVGGVKLAILIDESEKFHRPSWAHSLEDNLRSLLSNVPGVSGHIGLIMTGSVQFYKGMAAGGGGSPLRNVLEEEIKLPACSADALRELIQVPTQGAISEAVANEVIRQAGGHLFLGQYLMRQLWQAGLENANVQAVRAAALEFADRRRDFESWLEALGEEGEKVYGYLVEQSEPRSRGEISAALNMERLDVKTAIDVLTFHNLIEMPRRKYQYRGEMFRAWFTDSIAEDVEESQPVELFISYAHEDELLWEKLKSHLASLRRRKLIDAWYDRQIVPGQEWAAEIDENINSAQIIILLISADFMESDYCYEVEMQRAITRHEAGDAVVIPVILRPTDWDGAPFSRLQALPKNAKPITEWENLDRAFLNVVEGLRMALAQLGSEDE; encoded by the coding sequence GGTCGGCGGGTAGGCAAAACCAGCCTGATGCGCATGGTGCAGCAACGCCTGGAAACACGCCTCAACGCCGGAGAGCAGCCGATTGTGGTGCCGCTCTTTATGGATATTGAACTGGATCCGCCCACCTCGGCTGCCGATTTCTTCGAGCGTTTGGTCAACCGCCTTGCGCAATGGCAGGCGGGGGTCGTCGGCAGTCTCGAGCCGCTCCCCCCGATCGATGAAACCAATCCCGCACTGAGTTTTGCTGAATCCTTTAAAGAACTCTATCGCCGCGTGCAGCCCGAAGTCGGCGGGGTAAAACTGGCGATACTGATTGACGAGTCTGAAAAATTTCATCGCCCAAGTTGGGCGCACAGCCTCGAAGATAACCTGCGCTCGCTGCTCTCCAACGTCCCCGGGGTGAGCGGGCATATCGGCCTGATTATGACGGGCAGCGTTCAATTCTACAAAGGGATGGCGGCGGGAGGTGGGGGATCGCCGCTGCGCAATGTGCTGGAGGAAGAAATCAAATTGCCAGCCTGCTCAGCGGACGCGCTGCGCGAGTTGATTCAGGTTCCCACACAGGGGGCTATCTCCGAAGCGGTTGCCAACGAAGTCATCCGCCAGGCCGGGGGGCACCTGTTTTTGGGACAATATCTCATGCGACAGCTTTGGCAAGCCGGGCTGGAAAATGCCAATGTGCAAGCAGTGCGCGCCGCCGCGCTGGAATTTGCAGACCGGCGCCGCGATTTCGAAAGTTGGCTGGAAGCGCTGGGCGAAGAGGGGGAAAAGGTTTATGGCTATCTGGTTGAGCAGAGCGAACCGCGCTCGCGCGGCGAGATCAGCGCCGCCCTGAACATGGAGCGGTTGGATGTTAAAACCGCCATTGATGTGCTCACATTCCATAATCTTATCGAAATGCCGCGGCGCAAATATCAATATCGCGGCGAGATGTTCCGTGCCTGGTTCACTGACAGCATTGCCGAAGATGTTGAAGAATCCCAGCCTGTTGAGCTATTTATCTCCTACGCCCATGAAGACGAATTGCTCTGGGAGAAGCTTAAATCACATTTAGCCAGCCTCCGCCGCCGTAAACTGATTGACGCATGGTATGACCGCCAAATTGTGCCTGGGCAAGAATGGGCCGCTGAAATTGATGAAAATATCAATTCCGCGCAGATTATTATTTTGCTCATCAGCGCGGATTTTATGGAATCGGATTATTGTTATGAGGTCGAAATGCAGCGCGCCATTACCCGTCATGAAGCAGGTGATGCGGTGGTAATTCCGGTAATTTTACGTCCCACCGATTGGGATGGTGCGCCCTTCAGTCGCCTACAGGCCTTGCCCAAAAATGCCAAACCCATCACAGAATGGGAAAACCTGGATCGTGCTTTTTTGAATGTGGTGGAAGGCTTGCGCATGGCACTTGCCCAATTGGGGAGTGAAGATGAATAA
- a CDS encoding ferrous iron transport protein A: MIEKQLLEVSIGQTVQVISFNGGETLENKLRQLGLQPGYYVRMIRRAPFGGPVLLEIDGRSIAIGRGIAAKIQVKETEDECDSH; the protein is encoded by the coding sequence ATGATCGAAAAGCAACTTTTAGAGGTATCCATCGGGCAAACGGTTCAGGTAATTAGTTTCAACGGCGGAGAAACCCTCGAAAATAAATTACGCCAGCTTGGCCTGCAGCCAGGCTATTATGTCCGCATGATACGCCGGGCTCCCTTTGGCGGCCCAGTGTTGCTTGAAATCGACGGACGTTCCATCGCAATCGGCAGGGGGATTGCCGCCAAAATCCAGGTGAAGGAAACCGAAGACGAATGCGATTCGCATTAA
- a CDS encoding cytochrome P450, translated as MHIQAQTTYPPGPKLPFPWQLIGRPFADLPDTLLNLAAQYGDIVHFMLGRQHIYLLNHPDFIQEVLITQQRNFTKGRVLQNSRQLLGNGLLTAEGEAHIQQRRMMQPIFHREQISKYIPHITQLAQEMSLRWQANQPLDLSAEMTRLTMNIIAQALFGTSIDAQAPALSHAIQVLLTRFNQLTTPNAALRRVRAKRGKREFQQAHAHLAAFIETAIAGHKNGVEQADMLSKLVHATDGQGCPLEQQQIQDHVMTFFLAGHETIASALSWTFYLLAQYPQIAEKLSAELDSVLAGCSPSAETYTQLDYTKMALTEGMRLFPPAWIMGRQAQQPITLGGYPIPQGATVLLSQWVTHHDPRFYPNPDLFKPERWLPAARAVRPKMAYFPFGGGQRLCIGEHFAWMVGVLTIATVMQTWRFKPIPGRRMTTQFTVTLRSPNGFYVSPVPIKL; from the coding sequence ATGCACATCCAGGCTCAAACTACATATCCACCCGGACCCAAACTCCCCTTTCCGTGGCAACTCATCGGCAGACCATTTGCTGACCTCCCCGATACACTCTTGAATCTGGCCGCACAATATGGCGATATTGTCCATTTTATGCTGGGCAGGCAGCATATCTACCTCCTCAATCACCCCGATTTTATCCAGGAAGTGCTCATCACGCAGCAGCGCAATTTCACCAAGGGGCGCGTCCTACAGAATTCCCGCCAACTATTGGGCAACGGTCTGCTTACGGCAGAAGGCGAGGCGCATATCCAGCAGCGCCGCATGATGCAGCCCATTTTCCATCGGGAGCAAATCAGCAAATACATCCCCCATATCACTCAACTGGCCCAAGAAATGAGTCTGCGCTGGCAAGCCAATCAGCCACTTGACCTGTCTGCCGAAATGACACGCCTGACCATGAATATTATCGCCCAGGCCTTGTTCGGCACAAGCATCGACGCACAGGCTCCAGCGCTCAGCCATGCTATACAGGTATTGCTTACCCGCTTCAACCAACTCACCACACCCAATGCGGCGTTGCGCCGTGTCCGCGCTAAACGCGGCAAGCGAGAATTCCAGCAGGCACACGCCCATCTCGCGGCTTTCATCGAGACCGCGATCGCCGGACACAAAAACGGTGTCGAGCAGGCAGATATGCTTTCGAAACTCGTCCACGCTACGGATGGGCAAGGGTGTCCGCTAGAGCAACAGCAAATTCAAGATCATGTGATGACGTTTTTTCTCGCCGGACATGAGACCATTGCCAGCGCGCTGAGTTGGACATTTTACCTGCTGGCACAATATCCGCAAATCGCCGAGAAATTGAGCGCTGAACTGGACTCCGTTCTAGCGGGTTGCAGCCCCTCGGCAGAAACCTACACCCAATTGGACTACACGAAAATGGCGCTCACCGAAGGCATGCGCCTGTTCCCCCCGGCATGGATCATGGGCCGACAGGCTCAACAACCGATTACCCTGGGTGGGTATCCCATTCCCCAGGGAGCAACGGTGCTTCTCAGTCAGTGGGTTACACACCATGATCCGCGCTTCTACCCCAACCCTGATCTTTTTAAGCCCGAACGCTGGCTGCCCGCGGCACGCGCTGTGCGCCCGAAGATGGCTTACTTCCCCTTTGGGGGCGGGCAGCGCCTGTGCATTGGCGAACACTTCGCCTGGATGGTTGGCGTACTGACCATTGCTACGGTCATGCAAACCTGGCGCTTCAAACCAATCCCGGGGCGTAGAATGACCACCCAGTTTACAGTGACACTACGTTCACCGAATGGTTTTTATGTCAGTCCAGTTCCGATCAAGTTATAA
- a CDS encoding glycerol-3-phosphate acyltransferase produces MNILLFALFGYVSGSLPFALWVTRTVKGVDIRDGGSGHVTTTNTIRQAGWVWGVLVLTLDIGKGFIPVYLAARTGLPDWAIALTAGLAVAGHCWPVFAQFRGGMGLAVTGGSLLAVYPLGFAAALGLLLSLVLVIRHSARGALFTGLMLAPVFWLLKFPSVVIWIGATTGLVIALRFFEDWNRQYRELWLDRE; encoded by the coding sequence ATGAACATTCTACTCTTTGCACTTTTTGGTTATGTATCGGGTTCGCTGCCTTTTGCCTTGTGGGTGACGCGAACCGTCAAGGGAGTTGATATTCGCGATGGAGGATCTGGGCATGTCACCACCACCAATACCATTCGGCAGGCTGGATGGGTGTGGGGGGTGCTGGTCTTGACGCTGGATATTGGCAAGGGGTTTATCCCGGTTTATCTGGCCGCGCGCACCGGGCTCCCCGATTGGGCAATTGCATTGACCGCGGGATTAGCCGTGGCCGGGCATTGTTGGCCGGTCTTCGCGCAGTTTCGCGGTGGTATGGGATTGGCTGTTACAGGGGGTAGTCTTTTGGCAGTATACCCCTTGGGGTTTGCTGCTGCTTTGGGGCTATTGCTCAGCCTGGTGCTTGTTATCCGTCACTCCGCCCGCGGGGCGCTATTCACCGGGCTGATGCTCGCCCCAGTGTTCTGGTTACTCAAATTCCCCAGCGTCGTCATCTGGATTGGGGCAACCACCGGACTGGTAATCGCCCTGCGCTTCTTTGAAGATTGGAATCGGCAATACCGCGAATTATGGCTAGATCGAGAATAA
- the feoB gene encoding ferrous iron transport protein B encodes MRFALIGQPNCGKSTLFNQVAGYKAETGNFSGTTLTFTESKVRVLGEVVSLVDLPGTYSLAGSNPAEREVMHYLAFHEIDVVVNVLDASHLAQGLNLTLELMELGRPLVVALNMMDEAARLGMKIDGPQLEQILGVNVLPLIASKGRGVRAIFTTAMAVARAGEPPQRIHYSSAFEKAIATIATQINGGAQTSPLRPQLMAIKLLEGNAELLKRVDVDAPKTRTIVEKIQKDILTTQGQPAIWALTAERHQRADEITASVLSRGEPRITRRDHFDNVLLHPFWGYIALGVILWLFFQTVYGVGSLIEAPLLAAFDALALQAARWVGPQTFGAQLLTGVIQGIAGGVAIVLPYLLPFLIGLGLLEDIGYLPRLAFLVDALMSRMGLHGKAIVPFILGYGCNVPAVMSTRLLENRRDRFLAATMATLVPCAARLAVVFGLVAFYLGPQIALAIYIFNLVVIALTGRLLSSRLPEGAPGLIIEVPVYRMPTWKTVAHKSWFRIREFIVEAWPLLIVGSVALAIFDRLNLARWLDMLVRPVTWGLGLPPEVGVPLIFGIFRKELSLLMLRQALNVTDFSAALNPVQMITFTVFVVFYIPCLATLAALRRELGRRDMLIISGLTVIIALAAALLARGAALLFM; translated from the coding sequence ATGCGATTCGCATTAATCGGCCAACCGAATTGCGGTAAAAGCACGCTGTTTAATCAGGTCGCGGGCTACAAGGCCGAAACAGGAAATTTTTCGGGAACCACGCTCACCTTCACCGAAAGCAAGGTGCGCGTACTCGGTGAAGTCGTCAGCCTGGTTGACTTGCCCGGAACGTATTCGCTGGCGGGTTCCAATCCGGCCGAGCGTGAGGTTATGCACTATCTGGCCTTCCATGAGATTGATGTTGTGGTCAATGTGCTGGATGCTTCGCACCTGGCTCAGGGCTTGAACCTCACCCTCGAGCTGATGGAACTCGGACGCCCCCTGGTGGTGGCTCTGAACATGATGGATGAAGCTGCACGCCTGGGGATGAAAATCGACGGCCCTCAACTCGAGCAAATTCTCGGTGTCAATGTGCTGCCCCTGATTGCCAGCAAAGGCCGCGGCGTGCGGGCCATATTCACCACGGCGATGGCCGTAGCCCGCGCCGGGGAACCTCCACAACGGATTCACTACAGTAGCGCATTTGAAAAAGCCATCGCTACGATTGCAACTCAAATCAATGGCGGGGCACAGACTTCTCCCCTCAGACCGCAATTAATGGCTATAAAATTACTGGAGGGTAATGCCGAACTGCTAAAACGCGTCGATGTTGACGCGCCAAAAACACGCACAATTGTTGAGAAAATTCAGAAAGACATCCTCACCACCCAGGGACAGCCCGCTATCTGGGCGCTGACTGCCGAGAGACATCAGCGCGCAGATGAAATCACTGCGTCTGTACTTTCGCGCGGGGAACCTCGCATCACCAGGCGCGACCATTTCGACAACGTACTCCTGCATCCGTTTTGGGGCTATATCGCCCTGGGAGTGATCCTGTGGCTCTTTTTTCAAACTGTCTACGGCGTTGGTAGTCTTATCGAGGCCCCGCTACTCGCCGCATTTGATGCCCTGGCCCTGCAAGCCGCCCGATGGGTTGGCCCGCAAACCTTCGGAGCACAACTACTCACCGGCGTAATTCAGGGAATCGCTGGTGGTGTTGCGATTGTACTGCCTTACCTGCTGCCCTTCCTGATTGGACTGGGTTTACTGGAAGATATTGGCTATCTGCCCCGGCTGGCCTTTTTGGTAGATGCGCTAATGAGCCGTATGGGATTGCACGGCAAGGCGATTGTGCCCTTCATTCTGGGCTATGGCTGCAATGTGCCCGCAGTGATGTCGACGCGGCTGCTGGAAAACCGCAGAGACCGCTTCTTGGCGGCCACAATGGCAACGCTGGTTCCTTGCGCCGCGCGGTTAGCGGTTGTCTTCGGGCTGGTGGCTTTTTATCTTGGCCCGCAAATCGCGCTGGCAATCTATATTTTTAATCTGGTTGTCATCGCTCTCACAGGACGCTTGCTCTCCAGCAGGCTCCCTGAAGGCGCCCCAGGGTTGATTATCGAAGTGCCCGTTTATCGCATGCCCACCTGGAAGACCGTTGCGCATAAATCCTGGTTTCGCATTCGTGAATTTATCGTAGAGGCCTGGCCGCTCTTGATCGTCGGCAGCGTGGCGTTGGCAATTTTTGACCGCCTCAATCTGGCGCGCTGGCTGGATATGCTGGTGCGGCCTGTCACCTGGGGCTTGGGGCTTCCCCCCGAGGTGGGCGTACCGCTCATCTTTGGCATCTTCCGCAAAGAGCTATCGCTGCTCATGCTTCGGCAGGCGCTCAACGTCACCGATTTTTCGGCGGCCTTGAATCCTGTGCAAATGATAACTTTTACGGTATTTGTGGTGTTTTATATACCATGCCTGGCAACGCTGGCTGCACTGCGCCGCGAACTTGGCCGCCGTGATATGCTCATCATCTCAGGATTGACAGTCATTATTGCTCTCGCAGCAGCGTTATTGGCCCGCGGCGCGGCGCTGTTATTCATGTAA